From Manihot esculenta cultivar AM560-2 chromosome 18, M.esculenta_v8, whole genome shotgun sequence:
CTCATTATTTCGAAACAAAAGATGAGAAATCAGGAGAAGTGAGGGGAATATTCAACCTTATTGATGGTGGCGTTGCTGCAAACAATCCGGTAATCGATAActttaagatgttttttaatttttaaatctaattGCATCTTCTCTGGCTAGTCAACTAAAATGATTTTTCATCAGACTTTGGTTGCCATGGGTGAAGTGACGAAGGAAATCATCAATGGAAGCCAAGACTTCTTTCCTATAAAGCCAATGGACTATGGAAGATTTCTGGTCATATCCTTAGGAACTGGGGCAGCAAAAGCTGAAGAGAAGTACAGTGCCGCTGATGCAGCAAAATGGGGTGTATTGGGTTGGCTAACAAGCCATGGATCCACACCTTTAGTCGATGTTTTTAGCCAAGCCAGTGCCGACATGGTAGATTTCCATATTTCTGTGGTTTTTAAAGCCCTGCACTCGGAAAGTAATTACCTTCGCATTCAGGTAATAAGCTTACACAGCTACCACACAAATTCAAGCTTAGAACAATAACATCGATCTTATTAATATTTCTGATTAAACATTTGTGCAGGATGACACTTTAAGTAGGACAGTTTCGTCAGTGGATGTAGCCACGAAAAAGAACTTGGATGATCTCGTAAAAGTTGGTGAAGGTCTGTTAAAGAAACCAGTTTCCAGGGTGAACTTGGAGACTGGAGTCTTTGAACCATTTGGAAAAGAGACCAATGAAGAAGCTCTTATAAGGTATACATGAAAACCATTCACAACTTTTCCGGCGACGGAATTATTTAATCTTTCATAAAATAACAGTCTGAAATCTGCTTGTAGGTTTGCCAAATTGCTCTCCGAAGAGAGGAGGCTTCGCCATTCTAAATCACCCCATGGACAAGTCGCGAATTCGAAATGATTATACCGATAACAGAAATGATCGATCTTCCTAATTTAGTCTTTACGAGGTGGGTCGCAAATCAAGGCCGCCATAACTGTATGATTCTTTACTGTAATGAAGTTGTGATTGAATAAGTCCTCTATGGGACAGAGTTGtgagatttccttgtttctttaaATTCTATGTACAGGTATACTATGAATTGATGTAACCAGtttgaataaaatttcataaCCACATTATTTTGTGCACTGTCTTTCTCTCcctcaaattttattttgttcaaTTTGATGAAGTTATATGTCATAGTTAATTATGTCTCAGATCATAAATTACTTTTGTCCTTATGAAagcaaaaatattaattaacccAATAAGATGGAATGAGGATCGGCTCTTGATAATTTCATATCAACAAGGATCTCAATATATCACTTTCTTCTTTGCCCAATTCTATGGAAAAATTGATGTTGAAATAAATATTCTGCCGTGAAAGTGAATATTTAATTGGGATATATTCGCGGAAAGCTAATTTTTGGTAAAGAGCGTTGAAATGTATTGTATTCATATGTACGTATTTTACCATTTTTGTAAAGTTTTTCTTTGGCTTGTAGTGCCAACTGAAATTGTTTTATTACTATCAattggaaaaattactttttagtccctgaggtttaacgtaattaacatttttgtccctctattttggcgatccaatacttaaatccctcactttctcttccgtctgAATTCGTAATCCTTCAATTCAAAATGACCGTTTAGTCAAAGAGTCTAAGGT
This genomic window contains:
- the LOC110606840 gene encoding patatin-like protein 2; this translates as MEGTTAVALQPPTYGNLITVLSIDGGGIRGVIPGTILNFLESELQKLDGEDARIADYFDVIAGTSTGGLVTAMLASPNEKNRPVFAAKDIKDFYLNECPKIFPQNRCPLFPQTQKVIKALSGPKYDGKYLHYLIKEKLGNTKLNQTLTNVVIPTFDIKRLQPTIFSSFQVKKSLSLNALLSDICISTSAAPTYLPAHYFETKDEKSGEVRGIFNLIDGGVAANNPTLVAMGEVTKEIINGSQDFFPIKPMDYGRFLVISLGTGAAKAEEKYSAADAAKWGVLGWLTSHGSTPLVDVFSQASADMVDFHISVVFKALHSESNYLRIQDDTLSRTVSSVDVATKKNLDDLVKVGEGLLKKPVSRVNLETGVFEPFGKETNEEALIRFAKLLSEERRLRHSKSPHGQVANSK